A window from Aquabacterium sp. NJ1 encodes these proteins:
- a CDS encoding trans-aconitate 2-methyltransferase, which yields MLTWPLPALLTWALAWGLALALRAVQAPLWAVLMLPTALGVCATWLPLVASTTWRRVFVAAGFPLSVLALGQGAGLPAWLWLAPLALLLLAYPVHAWRDAPVFPTPRGALRELPLHAPLVAAADQANVQILDAGCGMGDALVELHAAYPQARLHGIEWSWLWRVVAGLRCPWARVRQGDMWAQSWAGFDLVYLFQRPETMPRALEKALREMRPGSWLVSLEFEARDAQGLSLKPHARLQAGGGRPIWVYRIVSHGTGRPTTL from the coding sequence ATGCTGACCTGGCCTTTGCCGGCCTTGCTGACCTGGGCCCTGGCCTGGGGCCTGGCGCTGGCCTTGCGGGCCGTGCAGGCGCCTCTGTGGGCCGTGCTGATGCTGCCCACGGCCCTGGGTGTGTGCGCCACCTGGCTGCCCTTGGTGGCGAGCACCACCTGGCGGCGCGTGTTCGTGGCCGCCGGCTTCCCGCTGAGCGTGCTGGCGCTGGGGCAGGGCGCGGGCTTGCCCGCCTGGTTGTGGCTGGCGCCGCTTGCCTTGTTGCTGCTGGCCTACCCGGTGCATGCCTGGCGCGATGCGCCCGTGTTCCCCACCCCGCGTGGCGCCCTGCGTGAGCTGCCCCTTCATGCGCCACTGGTGGCTGCGGCCGATCAGGCCAATGTGCAGATCCTGGACGCCGGCTGCGGCATGGGCGACGCGCTGGTCGAGCTGCATGCGGCCTACCCGCAGGCGCGCCTCCACGGCATCGAGTGGAGCTGGTTGTGGCGCGTGGTGGCGGGCCTGCGCTGCCCCTGGGCCCGCGTGCGCCAGGGCGACATGTGGGCTCAGAGCTGGGCCGGCTTCGACCTGGTCTACCTGTTCCAGCGGCCCGAGACCATGCCTCGTGCCCTTGAGAAAGCCCTGCGCGAGATGCGCCCGGGCAGCTGGCTGGTGAGCCTGGAGTTCGAGGCGCGCGATGCCCAGGGCCTGTCGTTGAAACCGCACGCACGCCTTCAGGCAGGGGGGGGACGCCCTATATGGGTGTATCGAATCGTTTCCCATGGCACGGGACGCCCGACTACACTGTGA
- a CDS encoding ATP-binding protein gives MDASPPTPTPDGDDALAALQQELAQTRAQLAKAEKRLKAREGLLAGLSQHVPGVLFKVVVPPGGEAQLHYISERAAELYELDAQATGLDWSAHYHRIHPDDLPLVQQLSREIADQEGKLQQFEYRTILPKKGQRWMAGQAMAAREGPDGSTAWYGYTQDVTEQKLYAQALIDARTADQANHAKSEFLSRMSHELRTPLNAIIGFAQLLQMDRSSVFGDEHRRRVNLIEKAGQHLLSMLGDVLDLSRIEAGDLPLSIESQDVDLVADDALSMVGALARHSQIRIDTHGVGSHVYALADRVRLRQVLVNLLSNAIKYNRAGGTVQLRARRAGSEVLIEVQDSGIGMSPEQQAQLFQPFNRLGVEQSGIEGTGIGLVIVHKLVSLMGGRIEVESQAGEGSCFRITLPAADSEPEVTDQIPLSDGDLFARPATILYAEDNEVNVALVHQVIKLRPHWRLLVAMNGKRALEVARRHRPDLMLIDMHLGDMTGLDLATALDAEDATRDIPRVALSADAMPDRIHAARAHGFKAYLTKPLDVMALLRCLEEALPLDGPAPPSS, from the coding sequence ATGGATGCCTCGCCGCCCACCCCGACGCCCGATGGTGACGACGCGCTTGCTGCACTGCAACAAGAGCTCGCCCAGACACGCGCCCAACTGGCCAAGGCCGAAAAACGCCTGAAAGCGCGAGAGGGCCTGCTGGCGGGCCTGAGCCAACACGTGCCCGGCGTACTGTTCAAGGTGGTGGTGCCACCCGGCGGTGAGGCCCAGCTGCACTACATCAGCGAACGAGCCGCCGAACTGTATGAGCTGGACGCCCAAGCCACCGGCCTGGACTGGAGCGCCCATTACCACCGCATCCACCCCGACGACCTGCCCCTGGTGCAGCAACTGAGCCGTGAAATCGCGGACCAGGAAGGCAAGCTGCAGCAGTTCGAATACCGCACCATCCTGCCCAAGAAGGGCCAACGCTGGATGGCCGGCCAGGCCATGGCCGCACGCGAAGGGCCGGACGGCAGCACCGCCTGGTACGGTTACACGCAGGACGTGACCGAGCAGAAGCTGTATGCCCAGGCGCTGATCGACGCCCGGACGGCCGACCAGGCCAACCACGCCAAGAGCGAGTTCCTCTCGCGCATGAGCCACGAGTTGCGCACCCCGCTCAACGCCATCATCGGTTTTGCCCAACTGCTGCAGATGGACCGCAGCAGCGTGTTCGGCGACGAGCACCGCCGCCGCGTCAACCTCATCGAAAAGGCCGGCCAGCACCTGTTGTCGATGCTGGGGGATGTGCTGGACCTCTCACGCATCGAGGCCGGTGACCTGCCCCTGTCCATCGAGTCTCAGGACGTGGACCTGGTGGCCGACGACGCACTCAGCATGGTCGGCGCCCTGGCCCGCCACAGCCAGATCCGCATCGACACGCACGGCGTGGGCAGCCATGTGTACGCGCTGGCCGACCGGGTGCGCCTGCGTCAGGTACTGGTCAACCTGCTGAGCAATGCCATCAAGTACAACCGCGCGGGTGGCACCGTGCAGCTGCGTGCGCGGCGCGCCGGCAGCGAGGTGCTCATCGAGGTGCAGGACAGCGGCATCGGCATGAGCCCGGAGCAACAGGCCCAGCTGTTCCAGCCCTTCAACCGCCTGGGCGTGGAGCAAAGCGGCATCGAAGGCACCGGCATCGGCCTGGTCATCGTGCACAAGCTGGTGTCGCTCATGGGCGGGCGCATCGAGGTGGAAAGCCAGGCCGGCGAAGGCAGCTGCTTTCGCATCACCCTGCCTGCGGCCGACAGCGAACCCGAAGTCACGGACCAGATCCCGCTGTCCGACGGCGACCTGTTCGCCCGTCCCGCCACCATCCTGTACGCCGAAGACAACGAGGTCAACGTGGCCCTGGTCCACCAGGTCATCAAGCTGCGCCCGCACTGGCGCCTGCTGGTGGCCATGAACGGCAAGCGCGCGCTGGAGGTGGCCCGCCGGCACCGGCCGGACCTGATGCTGATCGACATGCACCTGGGCGACATGACCGGGCTGGACCTGGCCACCGCGCTGGACGCCGAAGACGCCACACGCGACATCCCCCGCGTGGCGCTGTCGGCCGACGCCATGCCCGACCGCATCCACGCGGCCAGGGCCCATGGCTTCAAGGCCTACCTGACCAAACCGCTGGACGTGATGGCGCTGCTGCGCTGCCTGGAAGAGGCCCTGCCCCTGGACGGGCCGGCCCCACCGTCAAGCTGA
- a CDS encoding YceI family protein, protein MSASTLSRRLLLTMALSGTAFSLPALAAEPQSLVAAKSEVTFVAKQLGVPLDGRFKTFSAQTAFDPKAPQTSKIAFTVDLGSVALNPDADTELAKPEWFNIGKFPKASFQSTAIKALGAGRFEVAGKLAIKGNARDLVVPVQLTQAGGLSTATGTFALKRLDFKVGEGDWADTSVVANDVQVKFKLVLQGVPAL, encoded by the coding sequence ATGTCTGCTTCCACTTTGTCTCGCCGCCTCTTGCTGACCATGGCGCTGTCAGGCACGGCGTTCTCCTTGCCGGCCCTGGCGGCCGAGCCTCAGAGCCTGGTGGCCGCCAAAAGCGAAGTCACGTTCGTGGCCAAGCAGCTGGGCGTGCCGCTGGACGGCCGCTTCAAGACCTTCAGCGCGCAGACCGCGTTTGACCCCAAGGCCCCGCAGACCAGCAAGATCGCCTTCACGGTGGACCTGGGCAGCGTGGCACTGAACCCGGATGCCGATACCGAACTGGCCAAGCCCGAGTGGTTCAACATCGGCAAATTCCCGAAAGCGAGCTTCCAGTCCACCGCCATCAAGGCGCTGGGGGCAGGGCGCTTCGAGGTGGCCGGCAAGCTGGCCATCAAGGGCAACGCCCGTGACCTGGTGGTGCCGGTGCAACTGACGCAGGCCGGCGGCCTGAGCACCGCCACGGGCACGTTCGCCCTCAAGCGGCTGGACTTCAAGGTGGGTGAAGGCGATTGGGCCGACACCTCCGTGGTGGCCAACGATGTTCAGGTCAAGTTCAAGCTGGTGCTGCAAGGCGTGCCGGCCTTGTGA
- a CDS encoding GGDEF domain-containing protein produces the protein MYAPFISRLNDLLLTTDRKQRLRITRSLMAANVFIACCFLQVYAWSIGYMELEDVKRLSGVIVLNILLWYVVLRTGLNQRFEDPAMTLPQILSALTIIVGAYSVTGPVHGSTMMLLALVLVFGIFNMKQKGAIVAGAYTVVLMGIAILIKIRTDPHNYPFKLEIAHFVLTAAIVPTISGLAAQLSSLRAKLQAQKDELANALVRIQILATRDELTGLVNRRHMMEVLGQHKKRLERSGHHRFCLALLDIDHFKRINDTHGHAVGDEVLRNFAKVVQSGLRDTDVLARWGGEEFLVLLNDTSPELANVGLERARMLLAEAVLVPSLPELKPTFSAGLTAYNMNEALDVCIERADRALYKAKDGGRNCTVIRMGLTPADATYRSPTEPSTLQE, from the coding sequence ATGTACGCCCCCTTCATTTCACGCCTCAACGACCTGCTGCTGACCACAGACCGCAAACAGCGTCTGCGCATCACGCGCTCGCTGATGGCGGCCAATGTGTTCATCGCCTGCTGCTTCCTGCAGGTCTACGCCTGGTCGATTGGCTACATGGAGCTGGAAGACGTCAAGCGCCTGTCTGGCGTCATCGTGCTCAACATCCTGCTGTGGTACGTGGTGCTGCGCACCGGCCTGAACCAGCGCTTTGAAGACCCGGCCATGACGCTGCCGCAGATCCTGTCGGCGCTGACCATCATCGTGGGCGCCTACTCGGTCACGGGCCCCGTGCACGGCTCGACCATGATGCTGCTGGCCCTGGTGCTGGTGTTCGGCATCTTCAACATGAAGCAAAAGGGGGCCATCGTGGCGGGCGCCTACACCGTCGTGCTGATGGGCATCGCCATCCTGATCAAGATCCGCACCGACCCGCACAACTACCCCTTCAAGCTGGAGATCGCGCACTTCGTGCTGACGGCGGCCATCGTGCCCACCATCTCCGGCCTGGCCGCCCAGCTCAGCAGCCTGCGCGCCAAGCTGCAGGCCCAGAAGGACGAACTGGCCAACGCCCTGGTGCGCATCCAGATCCTGGCCACGCGTGACGAGCTCACCGGCCTGGTCAACCGCCGCCACATGATGGAGGTGCTGGGCCAGCACAAGAAACGCCTGGAGCGCTCGGGCCACCACCGCTTCTGCCTGGCCCTGCTGGACATCGACCACTTCAAGCGCATCAACGACACCCATGGCCACGCCGTGGGCGACGAGGTGCTGCGCAACTTTGCCAAGGTGGTGCAAAGCGGCCTGCGCGACACCGATGTGCTGGCGCGCTGGGGTGGCGAAGAATTCCTCGTGCTGCTCAACGACACCTCGCCCGAGCTGGCCAATGTGGGCCTGGAGCGTGCCCGCATGCTGCTGGCCGAGGCGGTGCTGGTACCCTCGCTGCCCGAGCTGAAGCCGACCTTCTCGGCCGGCCTGACGGCCTACAACATGAACGAGGCACTGGACGTCTGCATCGAACGCGCTGACCGAGCCCTGTACAAGGCCAAGGACGGCGGTAGAAACTGCACGGTGATCCGCATGGGCCTGACGCCCGCCGATGCCACCTACCGCAGCCCGACCGAACCGAGCACGCTACAAGAATGA
- a CDS encoding GGDEF domain-containing protein, protein MSDLVLGTEPKLRARVTMTLLALYGYAACTGILLYLVHIREVPARTAMPLVAFMWTGVPLFYLLVRTGISKRLGSPGMDLPQCLFAMASILIAYVIVGPMRNAVLLLIALVMVFSMITLTPRQVRIMGVTTFGFLGLAMAWLTLHEPGQVDARMELMKFVLAACTLPVISTVASHVAKLRTRLVDQKQELQHALSMLHEVATRDELTGLHNRRHMHQLLEQQYKRQLRSGEGFCLALMDLDHFKHVNDQFGHQMGDMVLKAFAEAIGKELRQTDVLARWGGEEFLLMLTAPDPGLHGAQASLARFQAALQQVVVGNGVRVTFSAGLTEHPPGEPLHETLERADRGLYQAKAHGRNRVELMLPPPIDQSHTTRTPLAEDDQV, encoded by the coding sequence TTGAGCGACCTTGTCCTGGGAACGGAACCCAAGCTGCGCGCCCGCGTCACCATGACCTTGCTGGCGCTTTACGGCTATGCGGCCTGCACCGGCATCCTGCTCTACCTCGTGCACATCCGGGAGGTGCCCGCGCGCACCGCCATGCCGCTGGTGGCTTTCATGTGGACGGGCGTGCCGCTGTTTTACCTGCTGGTGCGCACCGGCATCTCCAAGCGGCTGGGCAGCCCCGGCATGGACCTGCCGCAGTGCCTGTTCGCCATGGCCTCCATCCTGATCGCCTATGTGATCGTGGGGCCCATGCGCAATGCGGTGCTGCTGCTGATCGCGCTGGTCATGGTGTTCAGCATGATCACGCTCACGCCACGCCAGGTGCGCATCATGGGCGTGACCACCTTCGGTTTCCTCGGCCTGGCCATGGCCTGGCTGACGCTGCACGAGCCCGGCCAGGTTGATGCGCGCATGGAGTTGATGAAGTTCGTGCTGGCTGCCTGCACCCTGCCGGTGATCTCGACGGTGGCCTCGCACGTGGCCAAGCTGCGCACCAGGCTGGTCGACCAGAAGCAGGAGCTGCAGCACGCCTTGTCGATGCTGCACGAAGTCGCCACCCGCGATGAGCTCACGGGCCTGCACAACCGCCGCCACATGCACCAGTTGCTGGAGCAGCAGTACAAGCGCCAGTTGCGCAGCGGCGAGGGCTTCTGCCTGGCCCTGATGGACCTGGACCACTTCAAGCATGTCAACGACCAGTTCGGCCACCAGATGGGCGACATGGTGCTCAAGGCCTTTGCCGAAGCCATCGGCAAGGAGCTGCGCCAGACCGACGTGCTGGCACGCTGGGGTGGCGAAGAGTTCCTGCTGATGCTGACCGCGCCGGACCCGGGCCTGCATGGGGCACAGGCCTCGCTGGCCCGTTTCCAGGCGGCGTTGCAGCAAGTGGTGGTGGGCAACGGTGTGCGCGTCACCTTCTCGGCTGGCCTGACCGAACACCCGCCGGGCGAGCCCCTGCACGAGACGCTGGAGCGCGCCGACCGTGGCCTCTACCAGGCCAAGGCGCATGGCCGCAACCGGGTGGAGTTGATGTTGCCTCCGCCAATCGACCAAAGTCACACGACCCGCACACCGCTGGCCGAGGACGACCAAGTGTGA
- a CDS encoding cytochrome b, which produces MKTGQNPPIQRYSTVAIVLHWVLALAILTAFVVGVTVDDMPLSPSKIKLINWHKWAGIGILFLSVLRLVWRLTHRPPALPDRIQQTMPGWQTKAYHATHHLMYALFFVVPLLGWAYSSAKGYPIVWFGVLPLPDLMPVNKELADSIKELHGAAAFGLIGLVALHVAAALKHQFIDKDGLLERMRPGH; this is translated from the coding sequence ATGAAAACCGGACAAAACCCCCCAATCCAGCGTTACAGCACGGTGGCCATTGTTTTGCACTGGGTGCTGGCGCTGGCCATCCTGACCGCCTTCGTGGTCGGGGTGACGGTGGACGACATGCCCCTGAGCCCCAGCAAGATCAAGCTGATCAACTGGCACAAGTGGGCCGGCATCGGCATCCTCTTCCTGTCGGTGCTGCGCCTGGTCTGGCGCCTGACGCACCGCCCGCCTGCCTTGCCTGATCGCATCCAGCAAACCATGCCCGGCTGGCAGACCAAGGCCTACCACGCCACCCACCACCTGATGTATGCGCTGTTCTTCGTGGTGCCGCTGCTGGGCTGGGCCTACAGCTCGGCCAAGGGTTACCCCATCGTGTGGTTCGGCGTGCTGCCCCTGCCGGACCTGATGCCGGTCAACAAGGAGCTGGCCGACAGCATCAAGGAGCTGCACGGTGCCGCCGCGTTCGGCCTGATCGGCCTGGTGGCCCTGCATGTGGCGGCAGCGCTCAAGCACCAGTTCATCGACAAGGACGGCCTGCTGGAGCGCATGCGCCCTGGCCATTGA
- a CDS encoding flavin reductase family protein produces the protein MTLPLDTVSEHETLPFTTDDLRSALGQFATGVTIVTARDDEGRLVGLTANSFNSVSLTPPLVLWSLARHSSTMAGFLSARHYAINVLAADQRPLAERFARRGIDRFEGAPWHAGLTGAPVIDGAVAVFECTHRSQYDEGDHIIFVGQVEHCRRRLGAAPLVFHGGRFFTDLPI, from the coding sequence ATGACTTTGCCGCTCGACACGGTGTCTGAACACGAGACGCTGCCCTTCACCACCGACGACCTTCGTTCCGCTCTGGGGCAGTTTGCCACCGGCGTGACGATCGTGACCGCGCGGGACGATGAAGGCCGTCTGGTGGGGCTCACGGCGAATTCCTTCAACTCGGTGTCGCTGACGCCGCCGCTGGTGCTGTGGAGCCTGGCGCGGCATTCGAGCACCATGGCCGGCTTCCTGAGCGCACGGCACTACGCCATCAATGTGCTGGCCGCCGACCAGCGCCCCTTGGCCGAGCGCTTTGCCCGCCGCGGCATCGACCGTTTCGAGGGCGCACCCTGGCACGCCGGGCTCACCGGCGCACCCGTGATCGACGGGGCCGTGGCGGTGTTCGAGTGCACGCACCGCAGCCAGTACGACGAAGGCGATCACATCATCTTCGTCGGGCAGGTCGAGCATTGCCGCCGCCGCCTGGGCGCCGCGCCGCTGGTGTTCCACGGCGGCCGCTTCTTCACCGACCTGCCGATCTGA
- a CDS encoding PAS domain-containing hybrid sensor histidine kinase/response regulator: MSSPTYGASNALPPGDLSQAPDIDALSGDQHYRAMFEAAGVGIARLTPSGHFVEVNQRFADITGRSRDNLIGLHYQDISHPDDAAGSAAAMEGILTGQKDRMAREKRYVRPDGQVVYAMLNSVMLRDAKGHPVQMVSVIEDITERVRMQEALSSARAAERASKAKTEFLSRMSHELRTPLNAMLGFAQLLRVDPRNPLNEAQRQKVEHIEKAGAHLLAMMTDVLDLSRIEAGSLPMSIETLAVSKVMEETLALVSNQAADAGLKLIQHLPDAGVYVKADRVRLRQVLSNLLSNAIKYNRAGGQVMVEAMALNEQVLITVSDTGQGMTPEQMQHLFEPFNRLGAERTSIEGTGIGLVIVKRLLDLMDGRIEASSTPGNGTSFRVWLPLARPLALDTDGAELGSRSGFGALDELGAAQRTVLYAEDNVINVELLRQVMRMRPQWHLEVAHSGQQAITMAQSSPPDLLLLDMHLGDMSGLDVSDALTQTAATASIPRVALSADAMPDQISQARERGFVEYLTKPLDVARFLKLLDRCAAPDLG, encoded by the coding sequence ATGTCCAGCCCAACCTACGGTGCTTCCAACGCCTTGCCACCCGGTGATCTGAGCCAGGCGCCCGATATCGACGCCCTCTCGGGTGACCAGCATTACCGCGCCATGTTCGAGGCCGCCGGTGTGGGCATCGCCCGCCTGACGCCGAGTGGTCACTTCGTCGAGGTCAACCAGCGTTTTGCGGACATCACCGGCCGCAGCCGCGACAACCTCATCGGCCTGCACTACCAGGACATCTCCCACCCCGATGACGCGGCAGGCAGCGCCGCCGCCATGGAGGGCATCCTCACAGGCCAAAAGGACCGCATGGCGCGCGAGAAGCGCTATGTGCGCCCGGACGGCCAGGTCGTCTACGCCATGCTCAACAGCGTCATGCTGCGCGATGCCAAGGGCCACCCAGTGCAGATGGTGTCGGTGATCGAGGACATCACCGAGCGCGTGCGCATGCAGGAGGCGCTGAGCTCGGCGCGGGCGGCCGAGCGCGCCAGCAAGGCCAAGACCGAGTTCCTCTCGCGCATGAGTCATGAGTTGCGCACCCCGCTCAATGCCATGCTGGGCTTTGCGCAACTGCTGCGCGTGGACCCGCGCAACCCGCTCAACGAGGCCCAGCGCCAGAAGGTCGAGCACATCGAGAAAGCCGGTGCCCACCTGCTGGCCATGATGACCGACGTGCTGGACCTCTCCCGCATCGAAGCGGGCAGCCTGCCCATGTCCATCGAGACCCTGGCCGTCAGCAAGGTCATGGAAGAGACCCTGGCGCTGGTGAGCAACCAGGCGGCCGATGCCGGTCTCAAGCTGATCCAGCACCTGCCGGATGCCGGCGTGTACGTGAAGGCCGACCGGGTGCGCCTGCGCCAGGTGCTCAGCAACCTGCTGTCCAACGCCATCAAGTACAACCGCGCCGGCGGGCAGGTGATGGTCGAGGCCATGGCGCTCAACGAGCAGGTGCTGATTACCGTCAGCGACACAGGCCAGGGCATGACGCCCGAGCAGATGCAGCACCTGTTCGAGCCCTTCAACCGCCTGGGGGCAGAGCGCACGTCCATCGAGGGCACGGGCATCGGCCTGGTCATCGTCAAGCGCCTGCTGGACCTGATGGACGGCCGCATCGAAGCCAGCAGCACACCCGGCAATGGCACGAGCTTTCGGGTCTGGCTGCCGCTGGCACGGCCCCTCGCCCTGGACACCGATGGCGCCGAGCTGGGCTCGCGCTCGGGCTTTGGGGCGCTCGATGAACTCGGCGCGGCCCAGCGCACCGTGCTGTACGCCGAGGACAACGTGATCAATGTGGAGCTGCTGCGCCAGGTCATGCGCATGCGGCCTCAGTGGCACCTGGAAGTGGCCCACAGCGGCCAGCAGGCCATCACCATGGCGCAATCCAGCCCACCTGATTTGTTGCTGCTGGACATGCACCTGGGCGACATGAGCGGGCTGGACGTGTCCGACGCACTGACGCAGACCGCCGCCACCGCCAGCATCCCGCGGGTGGCGCTGTCTGCCGATGCCATGCCCGACCAGATCAGCCAGGCGCGCGAGCGGGGGTTTGTGGAGTACCTGACCAAGCCCCTGGACGTGGCCCGTTTCCTCAAGCTGCTGGACCGCTGCGCGGCACCGGACCTGGGCTGA
- a CDS encoding ParB/RepB/Spo0J family partition protein, with the protein MATKKSKGLGMGLEALLGPKISDQPAATPEGGAPSVLRLDLMQAGKYQPRTRMDEGSLYELAESIKAQGIMQPILVRPVGGGKYEIIAGERRSRAAKLAGLTEVPVLVKEVPDEAAAAMALIENIQREDLNPLEEAQGLQRLTVEFGLTHEQAAQAVGRSRSAASNLLRLLNLAEPVQGMLMAGDIDMGHARALLPLDKAVQITTANEVVARKLNVREAEKLVAKVQGAGRQTPLLRVKSEKSRDVVRLEEELSDILTAQVEINVKRKTKRGEQGEITIQFGSLDELNGLIDKLRGGAAE; encoded by the coding sequence ATGGCGACCAAAAAATCCAAAGGCCTGGGCATGGGCCTGGAGGCCCTGCTGGGCCCCAAAATCAGCGATCAACCTGCGGCCACGCCGGAGGGCGGTGCACCGTCCGTGCTGCGTCTGGACCTGATGCAGGCGGGCAAGTACCAGCCGCGCACGCGCATGGACGAAGGCTCCCTGTACGAGCTGGCCGAGAGCATCAAGGCGCAGGGCATCATGCAGCCCATCCTGGTGCGGCCTGTGGGCGGTGGCAAGTACGAGATCATCGCGGGTGAACGCCGCTCGCGTGCCGCCAAGCTGGCCGGCCTCACCGAGGTGCCGGTGCTGGTCAAGGAGGTGCCGGACGAAGCCGCCGCCGCCATGGCGCTGATCGAGAACATCCAGCGCGAGGACCTCAACCCGCTGGAAGAGGCCCAAGGCCTGCAGCGCCTGACGGTCGAGTTCGGCCTGACGCACGAGCAGGCCGCACAGGCCGTGGGGCGCTCACGCAGTGCGGCCTCCAACCTGCTGCGCCTGCTGAACCTGGCCGAGCCCGTGCAGGGCATGCTGATGGCCGGTGACATCGACATGGGCCATGCCCGCGCGCTGCTGCCGCTGGACAAGGCCGTGCAGATCACCACGGCCAATGAGGTCGTGGCCCGCAAGCTCAATGTGCGCGAAGCTGAAAAGCTCGTGGCCAAGGTGCAGGGCGCCGGCCGCCAGACGCCGCTGCTGCGCGTGAAGTCCGAGAAGTCGCGCGATGTGGTGCGCCTGGAAGAAGAACTGTCGGACATCCTCACGGCCCAGGTCGAGATCAACGTCAAGCGCAAGACCAAGCGCGGCGAGCAGGGCGAGATCACCATCCAGTTCGGCAGCCTGGACGAGCTCAATGGCCTGATCGACAAGCTGCGCGGCGGCGCGGCCGAGTGA
- a CDS encoding glycosyltransferase — translation MARFLLAWELGDGLGHASRFRPLAQGLRAHGHEVDLMLREIVHARSVLGDLGLRLLQAPFWMHQTVGGPNPTISLTEILVGNGYLQPDHLDGLVQGWLAALDLIRPDVLVADYAPTATIAARIKGIPVATVGGGFYLPPDASPLPPFRTWEPIEPGRVAYWEQRVTQTVNTVLARHGVPAVPRLSTILRGEQALLCCWPELDPYQRHDQRHTLPTASDHIDAGLGPTFLNEGGEAPIWPDGDGPCVFAYVRSTHGDLLPLLQALDQAGCRTLCYLPEVAAGRPAPLASPRIRYAGRPVDLAQALPQASLLISHAGEATLAQALLAGVPMLLLPTQAEQFLNAQRVVQLGAGLNAAAHGQPAPYAQLLQTLLHTASYRAAAQAMAHRYRDFRPDSLNQTLTAACESLLNGH, via the coding sequence ATGGCCCGCTTTTTACTGGCCTGGGAATTGGGCGACGGGCTGGGCCATGCCAGCCGCTTCAGGCCCCTGGCGCAAGGCCTGCGCGCGCACGGCCACGAGGTCGACCTCATGCTGCGCGAGATCGTGCATGCCCGCAGCGTGCTGGGTGACCTGGGCCTGCGCTTGCTGCAAGCGCCCTTCTGGATGCACCAGACCGTCGGCGGCCCCAACCCCACCATCAGCCTCACCGAGATCCTGGTGGGCAACGGCTATTTGCAGCCTGATCACCTGGACGGCCTGGTGCAAGGCTGGCTGGCCGCGCTCGACCTGATCCGCCCCGATGTGCTGGTGGCCGACTACGCACCCACCGCCACCATCGCCGCGCGCATCAAGGGCATCCCGGTGGCCACGGTGGGCGGCGGCTTCTACCTGCCGCCCGACGCCAGCCCCCTGCCCCCGTTTCGCACCTGGGAGCCCATCGAGCCCGGGCGTGTGGCCTATTGGGAGCAGCGTGTCACGCAAACCGTCAACACCGTGCTGGCCCGTCATGGGGTGCCCGCCGTGCCCCGCCTGAGCACCATCTTGCGAGGTGAGCAGGCCCTGCTGTGCTGCTGGCCCGAGCTGGACCCCTATCAGCGTCATGACCAACGCCACACCCTGCCCACGGCATCTGATCACATCGACGCAGGCCTGGGCCCCACCTTCCTGAACGAAGGCGGTGAGGCCCCGATCTGGCCCGATGGCGACGGCCCCTGCGTGTTTGCCTATGTGCGCAGCACCCATGGCGACCTGCTGCCGCTCTTGCAGGCGCTGGACCAGGCCGGCTGCCGCACGCTGTGCTACCTGCCCGAAGTGGCCGCCGGCCGCCCTGCCCCGCTGGCCTCGCCGCGCATCCGTTATGCCGGCCGCCCGGTGGACCTGGCCCAGGCCTTGCCGCAAGCCAGCCTGTTGATCAGCCATGCCGGCGAAGCCACCCTGGCCCAAGCTCTGCTGGCGGGCGTGCCCATGCTGCTGCTGCCCACCCAGGCCGAACAGTTCCTCAACGCCCAGCGCGTGGTGCAACTGGGTGCCGGCCTGAACGCGGCCGCGCATGGCCAGCCCGCGCCCTACGCCCAGCTGCTGCAAACCTTGCTGCACACGGCCAGCTACCGGGCCGCCGCGCAGGCCATGGCCCATCGTTATCGTGACTTCCGTCCGGACTCCTTGAACCAGACTTTGACAGCCGCCTGCGAGTCGCTGTTGAATGGGCATTGA